The Catenulispora sp. GP43 genome segment GCGGTGGCTACGACGTTGCCCGCGCCGTCCATCAGCATCACGCGGGCGTCGGCCAGCGGGGAGTCGGTCGACCAGGCGCGGACTGTGCCGACCAGGCGTACCGCCGGGTGCAGTTCGATCTCGGCGCGGGTGGTGCCGTGACCGTCGATGGTGATCGACTGCGCGCCGGGCCGGTGGCCGAGCGCGTTCACCGCCAGGGTGATGGTGCCGACCGGGAGGTCGCGGAAGGTGTGGGTGCCGTCCTCGCCGGTGCGGCGGCTGGTGAGCAGGTCGCCGGTGGTGTCGGTGAGCATCAGGGTGGCGCCGCCGATGCGGGAGCCGTCGGTGGCGCGGACCGTGACCGCCAGGCGGCCGCGCTCGGCCAGCGCGATGTCGTGCCGGACGCTGCGTTCGCGGGCGGTGATGGTCGAGGCCTCCGGTTCGCGGCCGTCGGCGGCGACGATCAGCACGTAGGCGCCGACCCGAGGCACGCCGAGCTGGTACCCGCCGTCGGCGCCGCTGCGGGCCCGGCCCACCTGCCGACCCTGGGGCGACACCGCGGTGATCACGGCCATCGGCATCGGGGCGCCGTCGCGGTCCCGGACCCGGCCGTGGATGAGCACGCCGTCGCCGTTGTACGTACCAGGCATGGGGCCCTGGCCCTGGTGGCCGATGGTGGAGTGGCCGTAGGCGATGCCTGACATCTGCGGTTGGGGGCTCATGTCTGGGACGGCGTCGTGCATGGGGAGCTGGAACTCCGCGGGTTCGGTGGTGATGGCGTCGGGGGAGAGCGGCGCGGTGGAGAGGGCCGCGGCGGAGGCGGCGATGGCGTCGTGGACAGCCGTGATCGGCTCGGCATTTGAGGCCTGGCCTACGGATTCGGCCCCGTATGTAGCAACTACCGGAACGCCGACATGGAAGCTGATCAAGACGAATGACACCACCGCCGAGGCGAACATCAGAGCGGCGGCCCACCAGAACGCCGTGATGTACCCGTGCACCTGGGCCTGCGTGTGCAGTAGAGCGGCCTGGTGCGACGTCTGGTCGGCGACGGTGTGCGCCTCGGTGTAGGTACGGGTGGCGCTCAGGGCCAGGGTGCTCAGCAAAGCGGTGCCGATCGCGCCGCCGACCTGCTGGGAGGTGTTGACCATGGCCGAGGCGACGCCGGCGTCGCGCGGGTGCACGCCGCCGGTGGCGACGTTCATCGCGGGCATGAACGCGCAGCCCATGCCCAGGCCCAGTGCGATGATCCCGGGCAGGATCCAGGTGTGGTACGAGCCGCCGACCGTGATCCGGGTCAGCGCGAGCATGCCGGCCGAGCCGAGCAGGAAGCCCGGCGGCATCAGATAGCGCGGCCGTACCCGGGTCATCAGGCGCGCGCTGATCTGCGTCGCGCCGATCAGCATGCCGCCGACCATCGGCAGGAATGCCGCGCCGCTGCGGATCGGCGACATCCCCTGCACCGCCTGCAGGTAGTACGTCAGGAACAGGAACGCCCCGAACATGCCGACGATCGCCAGCCCGAGTGAGAGGTACGCACCGCCCCGGTCGCGGTTCCATACCACGCGCAATGGCAGCAGCGGAGCCTTGGACACCGCCTCGACGACGACGAACAGCACGAGCGCGACCCCGGCAGCGATCAGCAGGCTGACGGTGATGCGCGCGCTCCATCCGTCGGACTCGGCGCGGGAGAGCCCGTAGACCAGGCAGCCGAGCCCGCCGGTCACCAGGAAGATGCCCAGAAAGTCCAACCGTCCGTGGTCGCGGTGGCGCGTCGGCTCGCGCACCGTGATCGCCGCCCCGGAGAACGCGATGACGGCGAACACGACGTTCACGAACATCGTCCAACGCCAACTCAGGTACTGCGTCAGCAGCCCGCCGAGCATCAGACCGACCGCGGCCCCGCCGCCCGCAATCGACCCCCAGATGCCGAACGCCTTGGCCCGCTCGGCCGGAGCCGTGAACATTACCGTCACCAGCGACAGCGCGGACGGCGCGAGCATCGCCCCGAAGCACCCCTGCAACGCCCGCGCACCGAGCAGCATCCCGGTGTCGGCGGCGGCCCCGCCGAGCGCCGAGGCCAGCGCGAACCCGATCACGCCGACCTGGAACGTCCGCTTGCGCCCGAGCCGGTCGGCCAGCCGCCCGCCGAACAACAACAGGGCGCCGAACGGCAGCGCGTAGGCGGTGACCACCCACTGCCGGTCGGCGTCGGTGAAGCCCAGATCGCGCTGCGCCGAAGGCAGCGCGATGTTCACCACGGTGCCGTCGAGCACCACCATGAGCTGCGCCAGGCCGACGAAGGCCAGCGCCTTCCAGCGGCGGGGGTCCGCGAGCGACGCGGCGGCGGGGTTGGTTGAGGACATGGGGAGTTACACCTAACGGAACAACTGCTGGGAAATGTCGAGGATGCGTGCACGAGGGGGCGCCACATGGAAATTCGCAATGGCAATGCGAGGAGGAGGAGGCGGCCGCGTTTCAGCGGCTTATTCGCGCATTGTCGTGCCGCTGACGTGTGGCGCGGGACTTGATGACGTACATCCGCACCACCTTCTCCAATACGAAACGGCTCCGTACCACAATAGTGGATAGGGGGTCTATTGACGAACTCTGAGATAGTGGCGCGCAGCGGGCCCGTAGGACATGTGTTCGTTGGACTCACTGAATTAGAACCGTGACTTCTGGCGCGACTAGTCCGCCGGCGCCCTCGGAACTCGGCACGGCGCTGTCCCTGATCGCGTTCCCGCATCTGGTACTGGCGCTCGGTGGCGACCCGGACTCAGGCCGGCGCGGTGGACACGTGTGGACACGTGCTCGCTCGTCACCCGCTTGGAAGAAGCATCTGGCCTGGGCGATGAGCCGGACCCAGGCCACGGAGGGCGTCATAGCCATGGCTGGCCGGGCCCTTGGCGGTGCGCTCTATACCGTCGACAGGATTCTCCCCTTCACGCTCCCCGCTGTCGCGGCTCACCGAGTTGGTCGCCGCGCCCGCTGGATGAGGGGCTTGATCGCTCTGCGTCGACCCCTGCTGTACCGATCCGGCACGTGACTCGCCGGTAGCCCCGGCTCGCCTCCCGCCCGTTACCGAAGCGTTGGATTCTCGTGGATTAAACGCCTTGAATCCTGCCTACGGTCGCGTAGAATCCACAAAATACCAAGCGGTGCCTCGCGTGCCGGCCAGGGAGGGCATGGTGTCGACCCCAGTAGGTTTCCGGAGACGCGGGCGCGGGCGGGTGGTCGTCGCGCTCGTCGTCGCCGTGGCGGGGTGTGCGGCGGTCGCGGCGCCCGCGCATTCGGCGCCGGCGCCGATCAAGGCTGCGAGCAGCGACGTTCGGGCCACGTCGTGGCTGCCCACGACGCCGGACCAGTGGCCGCTGGTCGTGGACGAGGCGGTCTCGCCCAGCGTCACCCTCGCCCACGGCGTGCAGCAGCACTCCGATCTGCTCAAGACCGTCGGCGGAGCGCAGCGTGCGCAGGTGATGGACGTCGACCTCGCCGACCCCAATGTGCGGTTGGGTGTTGTGGAGTCCCACGACCACCTCACCGACACCGCAGACGAGGTCCCGTCGTCCATGGCGCACCGCACCGGGGCGGTCGCCGGGGTCAACGGCGACTTCTTCGAGATCTACGGCAGCGGCCGGCCGCTGGGCATGGTCGTCATCGACGGCCGCCTGGTCAAGAGTCCGGATCCGAGCTGGAACGCAGATCTGTGGGTGCGCCACGACGGCAGCATCGGCATCGGTACCGAGACCTACACCGGCACGCTGACTGACACGGCCAACGCGGCCAACGCGGCGATCACCTCGGTCAACGCCGTGAACAGCCTGTCCGGCGACGCCATCGTGCGCGTCACCCCCGACCTGGGCACCCCGTCGCCGATCCCGGCCTCGACCGTCGTCGCCGGCCACCTGGACGCAGACGGCACCACGCTGATCGTGGACAGTGTTACCTCCGGTGTCACCTCCCTGCCGCAACTCGCCAAGGGCACCGAGGATCTCGTCGGCTCCGGCAGCCGCGCGCCGTGGCTGTCGCAGAACCTGCACGCCGGCGACCGGGTCGCGGTCAGCGAGAAGATCGGCCCCGACGCCGACGTCGAGCAGGGCCTGTCCGGCGGCGCCATCCTGGTCCAGAACGGCCGGCGCGCCGTGCCGCTCCAGGGCCCCGGCGAGAACAACGTCGACAACCCGGTCACCGCGGTCGGCGTCACCAGCGACGGCAAGCACGCGGTCTTCGCCGCCTTCGACGGCCACCAGAGCGAGGACGTCGCCCAGGGCCTGACCCGCCCGCAGATCGCAGGCTGGATGATGCAGCACGGCGCCTACAACGCGATCCTGTTCGACAGCGGCGGCTCCACCCAGATGGTCGGCCGCCTGCCCGGTCAGACTCAGGCCTCTGTCCTGAACGTCCCCTCCGACGGCCACGAGCGCCCGGTCGCCAACGGCCTGTTCATCTACAGCACCGAGAAGGCGCCCGGCGCCGCGGTGAAGGCGGTCGTCAACGACGGCAAGCCGCTGACCGCGCTGGCCGGCACGACCGTCCCGGTCTCCGCCTACGCCCTGGACGCCGCCGACAACCCGGCGCGCGACGCCGCCTCGCTCAAGGTCTCACCCGGCAAGGCCGCCACCGTCGATGGCAATACCCTGACGTTCCCCAGCACCGGTCACGGCGTCCTGCACATCAGTGCTGGTCACGCGCACTCCGACGTCCCGCTCAACGTCGTGGACCGCCTCGGCTCCCTGAGTGTCACCCCTGGCCAGGTCGATCTGGACAGCGGCGGGACCCAGCTGATCACGGCCTCGGCCACCGCACCGGACGGCAGTCAGGTCGATCTGCCCGCCTCGGCGGTGAAGTGGAGCGTCGACCAGCCCGCCCTCGGCTCCATCACCGCCGACGGCACCTTCACCGCCGGGGCCTCCGGCTCCGGCATGGTCACCGTCACCGCCGGTGCCGGCCGCCGCACTGCCACGGTCAGCATCGCCGTCGGTCGTTCGACCACGAACGTCGACCCGCTCACCGACACCTCGAAGTGGTCGATCACCGACGCGTACATGAACGTCTACCCGCGCAAGGTGCCCAGCCCAGGCTCGAGCAGCACCTCCGACGGCTCGATGGCCTTCGACGCGGCCACCAAGGCCCAGCCCGGTGACGCAGGGTCCTTCGACATCCACTACAACTATCCGAATGTCAGCAAGACCTTCGACCTGAGCGTCTACCTCAACAACCCCGACAGCGAGCAGATCCCGCTGCTGAACGGGACCCAAGCCCCGATCGGGATCGGCGTGTGGGTCAAGGGCAACTCCGACCTGGCCTCGCGCCCCGGAGCCGGGCTCGCGCCGGGTATCGTCACGCTGAACGTCGGCATCTGGCAGTCCACGAACCAGCCGACCAGCTTCTATCCGACCGGTATCACCTTCGACGGCTGGCAGTACGTCGTGGCGCAGCTGCCGCCGGGCTTGCAGTACCCGCTGCGGATCAACTATCTGGGCCTGGTCGTCATCAAGCCCGGCCCGAACCTCAGCGGCGACGTGCACCTGGCCGACCTGCAGGCCGTCTACTCCCCGCGCCCGCCGGTCCCGCCGACGTACACGGCGATCCCGAAGAACCCGTCGTGGCTGAAGTTCGCCGACGTCGGCTCCTTCAAGGCCGGCGGCTCGACCATCGCAGCCTTCGACGACGCCCACACCACGGCCGCCGGAACGACGGCCACCGGCACCGTGGCGATGCAGGCGATGCCGGGCTTGCTGGCGAATCTGCCGACGGCCGCGAAGCCTTCGATCGTGCAGGCGCTCGGCGACATGTCCGACGACGGCCAGCTGCCGGACCTGACCAATCTCAAGACCCTGCTCGACGGCCTCGGGGTGCCCTACCACGACGCGGTCGGCAACCACGAGATCACCCAGGGCGCGACCCCGGAGAACGGCAACTTCGCCAGCGTGTTCGGGGCCACGCACTACGCCTACGACCAGGGCGCGGCGCGGGTCATCGTCACCGACAGCGGCCACATCGGCATCAGCGCCTCGGACCCGTATCAGAACGTGGACACCGGCGAGTCGCAGTATCTGTGGCTGGCGCAGCAGCTGACGCAGAACACGCAGAAGGTCGCGATCGTCACCACTCACGTCCCGGCCTACGACCCGCATCCGCGCGACGACAGCCAGTTCTCCGACCGCTTCGAGGCCGAGATGTACGAGCGGCTCGTGCAGCGGTATCAGCAGACGCATCCGGGCGTCCACGTGATGATGCTGTTCGGCCACGCCCGCGGCTGGGCCGAGGACGTGCGGCTGCCGGACGGCACCGAGTCGCCGGACGGGATCCCGAACTTCGTCGTCGCCGACCTCGGCGCCCCGCCGTACGCACCGCAGGACCAGGGCGGGTTCTACAACTACGGGCTGTTCAACGTCCTGCCCGACGGCACCGTGCAGTTCGCGGTGCAGCCGCTGCTGGCCTCGGTCGCGGTCACGGCGCCCTCGGCGCAGCTGCCGCGCGGCGCGAAGGAGCAGCTCAGCGCGGTGGGGACGTCGCTGACCGGCACGGACGCGCCGGCGTTGCAGGTGCCGATCGCCGACCCGGTGTCGAGGCACTGGACGTCCTCGGATCCGCGCGTGGCCTCCGTCGACCCCGCCAGCGGCGTGGTGACGGCGCACTGCGCGGGGACCGTCACGGTCGCCGTGACCGCCGGCGGTATTTCAGGCACCGCTTCCATCACTGTGAAGTAAGTGAAGTAAGTGAAGTAAGCGAAGTAAGCGAAGTAGCAGACGAATAGGCGAGGTAGCGATGACGAGGGTTCCCAGCCGCAGGGGTTTCCTGGCGACGTCCGCGGGGCTCACGGCCGCGTTGGCCGGCGGCGGAGTGCTGATCGGCAGTTCGCCGGCAGCGGCCGCCGCGCCTGCTGGGAACCCGTCGCCGCCGTCGTGCGCCGGCGATCCCGCACACCCCAAGAGGCAGCTGCGGGGTGTGTGGATCGCCAGCGTGTCGAACATCAACTGGCCCTCGGCCCCGGGGCTGAGCGTCGAGCAGCAGCAGGCTGAGTTGACCGGTCTGCTGGACGCGGCCGTTCGGATGCGGATGAACGCTGTGTACTTGCAGATCCGGCCGGCTGCCGACGCGCTGTACGCCTCGTCCTACGAGCCCTGGTCGCAATACCTGACCGGCACGCAGGGCCAGGACCCGGGGTACGACCCGCTGGCGTTCGCCGTCGCCGAGGCGCACAAGCGGAACCTGGAACTGCACGCCTGGATGAACCCCTACCGAGTGTCCACACAACCGGATCCGAGCCAGTTGGTACCTACACACCCGGCGCGGGTGCATCCGGACTGGTGTGTGGAGTACGGCGGGCAGTTGTACTACAACCCGGGCGTCCCGGCGGTCCTGGACTTCGACGTCCAGGTGATCACCGATGTCGCGACCCGCTACGACATCGACGGCATCCACTTCGACGACTACTTCTACCCCTACCCGGTGGGCACGGCCGACTTCCCCGACGACGCCACCTTCGCCGCCTACGGCGCGGGGTTCCCCGACAAGGCGACGTGGCGCCGGGCCAACGTCGACAAGCTCGTCAGCACCCTGCAACGCGAGCTGCGTGCGGCCAAGCCCTGGGTGAAGTGGGGGATCAGCCCCTTCGGCATCTGGCGCAACGCGGCCACCGACCCCTCGGGTTCGGCGACGAACGGGCTCCAGTCCTACGACGCGCTGTCCTCGGATACCCGCGGCTGGGTCCAGAAGGGCTGGCTGGACTACATCGCGCCGCAGCTGTACTGGAACATCGGCTTCCCGCCGGCCGCCTACGACGTCCTGGTCGACTGGTGGTCCAAGGTCGTGGACGGCACCGGTACGCAGCTGCTGATCGGGCAGACCGTCTCCAAGATCGGCACCTCCAGCCCGCCGGCCTGGCTGAATCCGGACGAGATGCCGAACCACCTGATTCTCAACCGGCAGTACCCGCAGGTCGCCGGGGACATCTTCTTCAACGTCACCAAGCTGCTCACCGACCCGCTCGGGTTCCAGACGCGGCTGATCGATGACTTGTACGAGTACCCGGCCCTGGTCCCGGAGATGGCACGGCACTCCGGCCCGGCACCCGACCGCACGGCACTGACCGAGGCGAAGCCGACCAGCGCCGGCACGCAGCTCCAGTGGCTGCACCTCGACCGCCCGCACGGCGTCGAGGCCGCGTACTACGCCGTGTACCGCTTCGACGGCCACCCGCCGCAGAGCACCTGCGACTTCGCCGACGCCAAGAACCTGCTCGGCACGGTGCGCGCGGTCCCACAGCTGTTCAACGGCTGGACGGACACCGGCGCGGTGGCCGGGAAGCAGTACTCGTACTACGTCACGGCGGTGGACCGGCTGCACCACGAGAGTGAGCCGAGCAATCCTCAGGTGGTGGGCTGGTAGTGCCCGGCGCCTGGGAGTAGCCAGGGGAACAGGGCGGGAGTCGCAGGCGGTCAGTCGTCGTCGAAGTCGCCGTAGTCGCCGAGCACCGCGGCCAGGTGCCTGCTCTGCTCCTCGCTCGGCTCACCGGCGATGACGACGTCGAAGTCCATGCCCTGGCGCACCGTGATCCTGGCCTTCGGATGCCGGACAGCGACCGCGATGACCGCCGCCGCGATCGGCTTGGTCGGGGTGTGGAGGACGAAGTGCACCAACAGGCTCGAGTCCTTCGCATCGTAGGCGGGCTCGACAGAGGCTTTCGTGTCCCGGGTCAGTGCGCCGCCCAGTTCCTGCGCCACCGCCTTGGCCCGCCCCGGCCACCAGCTCGACACGTCGATGCGGACCGTCACCACCTGGGCAACCATGACACACCCTCCCCGAGTCAGTTCTCTGTTCCGCCTGTCGCGAGACTAGCGTGCGACTTCGACGGCCACCCGCCGCAGAGCATCTGCGACTTCGCCGACGCGAAGTCACTCGTCGTAGAGCCGCCATGCCGGGATTCGCTGCGCGTGGCGGCTTTTCTCCTCTGATGCCAGCAGGTCGGTCCGCTTGAGCTGGAGAAGCAGGTGCCGGGCGGGGTCGGCGCCGTGGGCGGTTCCGGTGTCCAGGATGATCGCCGTCTCCGATCCGTCCCTGGCCGTCACCACGGCGTCGGCCACGTACCCGTCCCGCACCTCGGACAGGCCCACCTTCCCCTCGGAGCCGGCCAGCCGGTCTGCCAGCAGGTTCATGTACTCACCGCTATGCGGCCACGGGGGGCTCTGCTGACCGGCTTCGATCTGCTGCAACAGCCTCAGACCCAATCCGCCACGGCGGATCCAGAAATCTCGGTCGCTGATAACGAACAGATGCGCCCGGGCCCGGGTGATCGCCACATTCCATAGATTCGCCTGCTCGTCCAGGAACCTCAGTGCGCCGGCGCTGATGCCGTCGGCGGCGACCAGGCTGTAGATGATGACGTCGCACTCGCCGCCCTGGAAGGAATGGGCGGTGCCGACCCGCACCCGATCCTGGTCGGCCCACCGGGCCCGGATGGCCGAGGC includes the following:
- a CDS encoding collagen binding domain-containing protein; protein product: MHDAVPDMSPQPQMSGIAYGHSTIGHQGQGPMPGTYNGDGVLIHGRVRDRDGAPMPMAVITAVSPQGRQVGRARSGADGGYQLGVPRVGAYVLIVAADGREPEASTITARERSVRHDIALAERGRLAVTVRATDGSRIGGATLMLTDTTGDLLTSRRTGEDGTHTFRDLPVGTITLAVNALGHRPGAQSITIDGHGTTRAEIELHPAVRLVGTVRAWSTDSPLADARVMLMDGAGNVVATADSDPEGSYAFADLDAGEYTLIASGYPPVASAVRVDGRIDSRHDVQLGYPE
- a CDS encoding phosphodiester glycosidase family protein, with the translated sequence MVVALVVAVAGCAAVAAPAHSAPAPIKAASSDVRATSWLPTTPDQWPLVVDEAVSPSVTLAHGVQQHSDLLKTVGGAQRAQVMDVDLADPNVRLGVVESHDHLTDTADEVPSSMAHRTGAVAGVNGDFFEIYGSGRPLGMVVIDGRLVKSPDPSWNADLWVRHDGSIGIGTETYTGTLTDTANAANAAITSVNAVNSLSGDAIVRVTPDLGTPSPIPASTVVAGHLDADGTTLIVDSVTSGVTSLPQLAKGTEDLVGSGSRAPWLSQNLHAGDRVAVSEKIGPDADVEQGLSGGAILVQNGRRAVPLQGPGENNVDNPVTAVGVTSDGKHAVFAAFDGHQSEDVAQGLTRPQIAGWMMQHGAYNAILFDSGGSTQMVGRLPGQTQASVLNVPSDGHERPVANGLFIYSTEKAPGAAVKAVVNDGKPLTALAGTTVPVSAYALDAADNPARDAASLKVSPGKAATVDGNTLTFPSTGHGVLHISAGHAHSDVPLNVVDRLGSLSVTPGQVDLDSGGTQLITASATAPDGSQVDLPASAVKWSVDQPALGSITADGTFTAGASGSGMVTVTAGAGRRTATVSIAVGRSTTNVDPLTDTSKWSITDAYMNVYPRKVPSPGSSSTSDGSMAFDAATKAQPGDAGSFDIHYNYPNVSKTFDLSVYLNNPDSEQIPLLNGTQAPIGIGVWVKGNSDLASRPGAGLAPGIVTLNVGIWQSTNQPTSFYPTGITFDGWQYVVAQLPPGLQYPLRINYLGLVVIKPGPNLSGDVHLADLQAVYSPRPPVPPTYTAIPKNPSWLKFADVGSFKAGGSTIAAFDDAHTTAAGTTATGTVAMQAMPGLLANLPTAAKPSIVQALGDMSDDGQLPDLTNLKTLLDGLGVPYHDAVGNHEITQGATPENGNFASVFGATHYAYDQGAARVIVTDSGHIGISASDPYQNVDTGESQYLWLAQQLTQNTQKVAIVTTHVPAYDPHPRDDSQFSDRFEAEMYERLVQRYQQTHPGVHVMMLFGHARGWAEDVRLPDGTESPDGIPNFVVADLGAPPYAPQDQGGFYNYGLFNVLPDGTVQFAVQPLLASVAVTAPSAQLPRGAKEQLSAVGTSLTGTDAPALQVPIADPVSRHWTSSDPRVASVDPASGVVTAHCAGTVTVAVTAGGISGTASITVK
- a CDS encoding glycoside hydrolase family 10 protein, which gives rise to MTRVPSRRGFLATSAGLTAALAGGGVLIGSSPAAAAAPAGNPSPPSCAGDPAHPKRQLRGVWIASVSNINWPSAPGLSVEQQQAELTGLLDAAVRMRMNAVYLQIRPAADALYASSYEPWSQYLTGTQGQDPGYDPLAFAVAEAHKRNLELHAWMNPYRVSTQPDPSQLVPTHPARVHPDWCVEYGGQLYYNPGVPAVLDFDVQVITDVATRYDIDGIHFDDYFYPYPVGTADFPDDATFAAYGAGFPDKATWRRANVDKLVSTLQRELRAAKPWVKWGISPFGIWRNAATDPSGSATNGLQSYDALSSDTRGWVQKGWLDYIAPQLYWNIGFPPAAYDVLVDWWSKVVDGTGTQLLIGQTVSKIGTSSPPAWLNPDEMPNHLILNRQYPQVAGDIFFNVTKLLTDPLGFQTRLIDDLYEYPALVPEMARHSGPAPDRTALTEAKPTSAGTQLQWLHLDRPHGVEAAYYAVYRFDGHPPQSTCDFADAKNLLGTVRAVPQLFNGWTDTGAVAGKQYSYYVTAVDRLHHESEPSNPQVVGW